Proteins from a single region of Pseudomonas sp. 10S4:
- a CDS encoding NAD(P)/FAD-dependent oxidoreductase — MNIAVIGSGISGLTCAYLLNRSHEITLFEAGDWIGGHTHTVEVTVDGQRYAVDTGFIVFNNWTYPNFIRLLGRLGVGFKPTEMSFSVTDPDSGLEYNGNNLNSLFAQRRNLLSPGFWGMLRDILRFNKEAQRDLEEQRIAADTTLDQYLKAGGYGERFILHYIVPMGAAIWSMSMADMLGFPLQFFIRFFKNHGLLSVSNRPQWCVIEGGSSAYVAPLTASFKEKIRLNCPVTRVERDEDGVVIHSASGSEHFDKVVFACHSDQALTLLAKPSSAEQSILGALPYADNEVVLHTDTRLLPERKLAWASWNYRLGGAGHALAAVTYDMNILQGIRSDTTFCVSLNQSAGISPFKVLAKFTYAHPQYSLKAVAAQQRWDELDGAQHTHYCGAYWANGFHEDGVVSALRVARSFGETL, encoded by the coding sequence GTGAACATCGCCGTCATCGGCAGCGGTATCTCGGGGCTGACCTGCGCCTACCTGCTCAATCGCAGCCACGAGATCACCCTGTTCGAGGCCGGCGACTGGATCGGCGGGCACACCCACACTGTGGAGGTGACCGTCGATGGCCAACGCTATGCCGTGGACACCGGTTTCATTGTGTTCAACAACTGGACTTACCCGAATTTCATTCGCTTGCTGGGCCGACTCGGTGTGGGCTTCAAACCCACCGAGATGAGCTTCTCTGTCACCGACCCGGACTCAGGTCTCGAATACAACGGCAACAACCTCAACAGCCTGTTCGCCCAGCGGCGCAACCTGCTGTCGCCAGGGTTCTGGGGCATGTTGCGGGACATCCTGCGCTTCAACAAAGAAGCCCAGCGCGACCTCGAAGAACAACGAATCGCCGCCGACACCACCCTCGATCAATACCTGAAAGCCGGCGGCTACGGCGAGCGCTTTATCCTGCATTACATCGTGCCGATGGGCGCGGCGATCTGGTCGATGTCCATGGCCGACATGCTCGGTTTCCCGTTGCAGTTCTTCATCCGGTTTTTCAAGAATCACGGTTTGCTGTCCGTCAGCAATCGGCCGCAATGGTGTGTGATCGAGGGTGGCTCAAGCGCTTATGTCGCGCCACTGACCGCGTCCTTTAAAGAGAAGATTCGCCTCAACTGCCCGGTGACCCGCGTCGAACGCGATGAAGACGGCGTAGTTATCCACAGCGCCAGCGGCAGTGAGCACTTCGATAAAGTGGTCTTCGCCTGCCACAGCGATCAAGCGCTGACGCTACTGGCCAAACCAAGCAGCGCCGAACAGTCGATCCTCGGCGCCCTGCCCTACGCCGACAACGAAGTGGTGCTGCACACCGACACTCGCCTGCTGCCCGAACGCAAACTCGCCTGGGCCAGCTGGAATTATCGACTCGGCGGCGCCGGGCATGCATTGGCCGCCGTCACCTACGACATGAACATCCTGCAAGGTATTCGGAGCGACACCACGTTCTGCGTCAGCCTCAACCAGAGCGCCGGCATCAGCCCGTTCAAAGTGCTCGCCAAATTCACCTATGCCCATCCGCAATACAGCCTCAAAGCAGTGGCCGCGCAGCAGCGTTGGGACGAATTGGACGGCGCGCAGCACACTCATTATTGCGGCGCCTATTGGGCCAACGGCTTTCACGAAGACGGGGTGGTCAGCGCTCTGCGCGTTGCCCGCTCGTTTGGTGAAACCCTGTGA
- a CDS encoding TIGR02450 family Trp-rich protein, producing the protein MNRINPSKLRLSKWTAAQPQNREKHFLVTELFRDEEGTVLEVELQAVLTQRSERLDWQTLKDSNTWQLGWK; encoded by the coding sequence GTGAACCGCATCAATCCAAGCAAATTGCGGCTGTCGAAATGGACAGCAGCCCAGCCGCAAAACCGCGAAAAACATTTTCTGGTGACCGAGTTGTTCCGGGATGAGGAAGGTACGGTGCTGGAAGTCGAGTTGCAGGCAGTGTTGACTCAGCGTAGTGAGCGGTTGGATTGGCAAACCCTGAAAGACAGCAACACCTGGCAATTGGGCTGGAAGTAG
- a CDS encoding MerR family transcriptional regulator, with translation MNNTPDTSASEDFGADFKKALDDGWLPIREVARQTGVNAITLRAWERRYGLIVPQRTPKGHRLFSAEHVQRILTILTWLNRGVAVGQVKQLLDTPQAFTDCAENDWHLLRHTLLQAVTQLAERTLDDTINQAMALYPPRTLCEQLLMPLLTELEQRWQGQFGAQMERVFFYSWLRSKFGARIYHNNRQLRAAPLLLINHSDLPLEPHLWLTAWLISSADCPVEVFDWPLPAGELALAVEQLQARGVLLYSSKAMNLAQLPKLLNGVSCPKMIVGPTVCIHHAELSVRTTEIADLFLAEDPLSAHQDLVQRGLV, from the coding sequence ATGAACAACACACCCGACACCAGCGCCAGCGAAGACTTCGGCGCCGACTTCAAAAAAGCCCTGGACGATGGCTGGCTGCCGATTCGTGAAGTCGCGCGCCAGACCGGCGTCAACGCCATCACCCTGCGCGCCTGGGAACGGCGCTACGGCCTGATCGTCCCGCAGCGCACGCCAAAAGGTCATCGGTTGTTCTCGGCCGAACACGTTCAACGAATCCTGACGATCCTCACCTGGCTCAACCGCGGCGTGGCCGTCGGCCAGGTCAAGCAACTGCTCGATACGCCGCAAGCCTTCACCGATTGCGCCGAAAACGATTGGCACCTGCTACGCCACACGCTGCTGCAAGCGGTCACGCAACTGGCCGAACGCACCCTCGATGACACTATCAATCAAGCGATGGCGCTGTACCCGCCGCGGACCTTGTGCGAACAACTGTTGATGCCCTTGCTGACGGAACTCGAGCAACGCTGGCAAGGCCAGTTCGGCGCACAGATGGAGCGGGTATTCTTTTATTCCTGGCTACGCAGCAAATTCGGCGCGCGCATCTACCATAACAACCGTCAGTTACGTGCCGCGCCGCTGCTGTTGATCAATCACTCGGACCTGCCCCTGGAACCTCACCTGTGGCTCACCGCGTGGCTGATCAGCAGCGCCGATTGCCCGGTGGAAGTCTTCGACTGGCCACTGCCGGCCGGGGAGCTCGCGCTGGCGGTCGAACAGCTGCAAGCCCGCGGCGTACTGCTGTATTCCAGCAAAGCCATGAACCTTGCGCAGCTGCCTAAACTTTTGAACGGTGTCAGTTGCCCAAAAATGATTGTCGGACCAACGGTATGCATCCACCACGCCGAGTTGTCCGTAAGAACTACCGAGATTGCTGATTTGTTCCTGGCCGAAGATCCCTTGTCGGCTCATCAGGATCTTGTTCAGCGTGGGCTTGTTTAA
- a CDS encoding SDR family NAD(P)-dependent oxidoreductase yields MSLTPPRRYWLTGASSGIGAALAEEILKTGAHLAVSSRSVVPLKILSQRYPGQVMVVAGDLTNSQTVREIGEQIAADWGSLDTVILNAGTCEYVDAKQFDASIVEHVVRTNLLASSYCIEAALPLLRAGTAPHLVGVASSVTYLPLPRAEAYGASKAGLRYLFESLRIDLAPEGIEVTVVSPGFVDTPLTEKNDFPMPLSWPVDKAARHIFSKLKNRPLEIAFPALFMAALWPLSKLPDRVKLEIGKRMVRSNPPIKDQP; encoded by the coding sequence ATGAGCCTTACACCTCCACGTCGATACTGGTTAACGGGAGCGAGCAGCGGCATTGGCGCCGCGCTCGCCGAAGAAATATTGAAAACCGGTGCTCATCTGGCCGTCAGTTCACGCTCGGTAGTGCCACTGAAAATCCTGTCCCAGCGCTATCCGGGGCAAGTGATGGTGGTGGCCGGCGACCTGACCAACAGCCAGACCGTGCGCGAAATCGGTGAACAGATTGCCGCCGACTGGGGCTCACTCGACACCGTGATTCTCAACGCCGGCACCTGCGAATACGTCGATGCCAAGCAGTTCGACGCCTCGATTGTCGAGCATGTGGTGCGCACCAACCTGCTTGCCAGCAGCTATTGCATCGAAGCAGCCCTGCCGTTGCTGCGCGCCGGCACTGCACCGCATCTGGTCGGTGTCGCCAGCTCGGTGACTTACCTGCCGCTGCCACGGGCCGAAGCCTACGGCGCCTCGAAGGCTGGCTTGCGCTACCTGTTCGAATCCTTGCGCATCGACCTGGCGCCCGAAGGTATTGAAGTCACCGTGGTCAGCCCTGGGTTTGTCGACACGCCGCTGACGGAGAAAAACGACTTCCCGATGCCGCTCAGTTGGCCTGTGGATAAAGCCGCGCGGCACATCTTTTCCAAACTGAAGAACCGCCCACTGGAAATCGCTTTCCCGGCACTGTTCATGGCCGCCCTCTGGCCACTCTCGAAATTGCCCGACCGGGTGAAGCTGGAGATCGGCAAACGCATGGTGCGCAGCAATCCGCCGATCAAGGATCAGCCGTGA
- a CDS encoding YbgA family protein, with product MSIAPAKPKIAISACLMGAEVRFNGGHKESRLCSRTLSDYFDFVPVCPEVAIGLGIPREPIRLVGDPEHPEAVGTIHHEINVTQPLAEYGQKMAVELGDICGYIFMQKSPSCGLLRVKVYHTNGAPVDGGGRGIYAQAFCAQHPDLPVEEDGRLNDPVLRENFLTRVFAYSAWQSLLQEGLTRRALIDFHSRYKYLLMAHNPVQYKTLGNLLGSMGQTDPKELGPRYFSELMEALKKCATRRTHSNVLQHISGYLKQAISAEDKQEVQHVIGQYRHGIVPLVVPLTLLKHYFRQHPDPYIAQQVYLQPHPENLSLRNAI from the coding sequence ATGTCCATCGCCCCCGCCAAACCGAAAATCGCGATCAGCGCCTGCCTGATGGGTGCCGAGGTGCGCTTCAATGGCGGGCACAAGGAATCGCGGCTGTGCAGTCGCACCCTTTCGGACTACTTTGATTTCGTCCCGGTCTGCCCGGAGGTCGCCATCGGCCTGGGCATTCCCCGCGAGCCGATCCGCCTGGTGGGCGATCCCGAACATCCTGAAGCCGTCGGCACGATCCATCATGAGATTAACGTCACTCAGCCGCTCGCCGAGTACGGCCAGAAAATGGCAGTCGAACTGGGCGACATCTGCGGCTACATCTTCATGCAGAAATCGCCTTCCTGCGGGCTGTTGCGGGTCAAGGTTTACCACACCAACGGCGCACCGGTGGATGGCGGTGGTCGCGGCATCTACGCCCAGGCGTTCTGCGCACAACATCCGGACCTGCCGGTGGAAGAGGACGGTCGCCTCAACGATCCGGTGTTGCGGGAAAACTTCCTAACCCGAGTCTTCGCCTACAGCGCCTGGCAGTCATTACTGCAAGAAGGCCTGACCCGGCGCGCGCTCATCGATTTTCACTCGCGCTACAAATACCTGCTGATGGCCCACAACCCGGTCCAATACAAAACCCTGGGCAACCTGCTGGGCAGCATGGGCCAGACCGATCCGAAAGAACTCGGCCCACGCTATTTCAGCGAACTGATGGAGGCGCTGAAAAAATGCGCCACCCGCCGCACCCACAGCAATGTCTTGCAACACATCAGTGGTTACCTCAAACAGGCCATCAGCGCTGAAGACAAACAGGAAGTGCAACACGTCATCGGCCAATATCGCCACGGCATCGTGCCGCTGGTGGTGCCGCTGACGCTGCTCAAGCATTACTTTCGCCAACACCCGGACCCGTACATTGCGCAACAGGTTTACCTGCAACCGCACCCGGAAAACCTCAGCCTGCGAAACGCGATCTAA
- a CDS encoding cyclopropane-fatty-acyl-phospholipid synthase family protein — protein sequence MKSSSISAKANLLSTNGLSGSLLRRGVLRQLAHLKHGQLVVVEDGERHVFGTTGDHLLGEIHILDASVWGLVASNGSIGAGEAFIHGYWSSPDLTAVVRVFVSNLEVLDALEGGLARLSRPFVQGLHWLNRNSRKGSQKNIAAHYDLGNDLFEQFLDPTMMYSAAQFLTPEDSLEQAQLNKLERICQKLALQPSDHLLEIGTGWGSMALYAAQNYGCKVTTTTLSKEQYTFTAQRIEALGLQDRVTLLLSDYRDLTGQYDKLVSIEMIEAVGHRFLPTYFKQCAQLLKSNGLMLLQAITIREQRYEQAKTHVDFIQRYIFPGGALPSVQKMLEIVSRDTDMNLLHMEDFGLHYARTLRLWHENFRRAHGRLGELGYDDYFLRLWEFYLCYCEGGFLERTIGTAQMLLAKPAAMPAPLLGRFDA from the coding sequence ATGAAATCCTCTAGCATTTCGGCCAAAGCCAACCTGCTCAGCACCAACGGCCTGTCCGGCTCGCTGTTGCGGCGGGGCGTGCTGCGCCAACTGGCGCACCTCAAACATGGGCAACTGGTGGTGGTCGAGGACGGCGAACGGCATGTATTCGGCACGACCGGCGATCATCTGCTGGGGGAGATCCATATCCTTGATGCGTCAGTCTGGGGCCTGGTGGCGAGCAACGGTTCGATCGGTGCCGGTGAAGCATTCATTCACGGTTACTGGAGCTCGCCCGATCTGACGGCGGTGGTCCGGGTGTTCGTCAGCAACCTTGAAGTGCTCGATGCCTTGGAAGGTGGCCTGGCCAGACTCAGCCGGCCATTCGTGCAAGGGCTGCATTGGCTGAACCGCAATTCGCGCAAGGGTTCGCAGAAAAATATCGCGGCCCACTACGACCTGGGCAACGACCTGTTTGAGCAGTTTCTCGACCCAACGATGATGTATTCGGCGGCGCAGTTCCTCACGCCCGAAGACAGCCTGGAACAAGCACAACTGAACAAACTGGAGCGAATCTGCCAGAAGCTTGCGCTGCAACCGAGCGACCATTTGCTGGAAATCGGCACGGGCTGGGGCAGCATGGCGCTGTACGCGGCGCAAAATTACGGCTGTAAAGTCACCACCACTACGCTCTCCAAAGAGCAGTACACCTTCACCGCCCAGCGGATCGAAGCACTTGGCCTGCAAGATCGGGTGACGTTGCTGCTCTCGGATTACCGAGACCTCACCGGGCAGTACGACAAACTGGTGTCGATCGAGATGATCGAAGCCGTCGGCCATCGCTTCCTGCCGACCTACTTCAAGCAATGCGCGCAGTTGCTCAAGAGCAACGGTTTGATGCTGTTGCAGGCGATCACCATCCGCGAGCAGCGCTACGAACAAGCCAAGACCCATGTCGATTTCATCCAGCGCTACATTTTCCCCGGTGGTGCCTTGCCCAGCGTGCAGAAGATGCTGGAGATCGTCAGCCGAGATACCGACATGAACCTGCTGCACATGGAGGATTTCGGCCTGCACTACGCCCGAACCCTGCGCCTGTGGCATGAGAACTTTCGCCGCGCCCACGGTCGGCTGGGCGAATTGGGCTACGACGATTATTTCCTGCGGCTGTGGGAGTTTTACCTGTGCTACTGCGAAGGTGGCTTCCTGGAGCGCACCATCGGCACCGCACAAATGCTGCTGGCCAAACCGGCGGCGATGCCAGCGCCATTGCTCGGCCGTTTCGATGCTTGA
- a CDS encoding DUF1365 domain-containing protein: MNSALYSGWIAHRRFAPRRHEFRYRIGLLYLDLDEQDAVRGLSPLSGSSRFAPFSFRESDYLKAFTGTGMRLIDAVRQQVGQAIGHAPQGSICLLTQARSWGLSFNPVSFFYCHEADGQLAAILCEVTNTPWRERYHYVLPAKAPVDLQDFHQHFAVAKAFDVSPFLPRDLEYRMSFSPAAQKLGVHMADWQGELKLFDATLSLQRETLNRDSLHRYLRRFPWMTAKTCLAIYWQAIRLLLKRAPIFAHQAADGSFQTAIVPPKDRRHEIL; the protein is encoded by the coding sequence GTGAACAGCGCCCTCTACAGCGGCTGGATCGCCCATCGGCGGTTTGCGCCCAGACGCCACGAATTCCGCTACCGGATCGGCCTGCTGTACCTGGACCTCGATGAACAGGACGCCGTGCGCGGGTTGTCGCCGTTGTCGGGCAGCAGTCGTTTTGCACCGTTCTCGTTTCGCGAGAGCGACTATTTGAAAGCCTTTACCGGCACCGGCATGCGTTTGATCGACGCGGTACGCCAGCAGGTCGGCCAAGCGATCGGCCATGCGCCCCAAGGCTCGATCTGCCTGCTGACCCAGGCCCGCAGCTGGGGCCTGTCGTTCAACCCGGTGAGTTTTTTCTATTGCCACGAAGCCGATGGCCAACTGGCGGCGATTCTCTGCGAAGTCACCAACACCCCGTGGCGCGAGCGTTATCACTACGTGTTGCCGGCCAAGGCCCCCGTGGACTTGCAGGACTTCCACCAGCACTTCGCCGTGGCCAAGGCCTTTGATGTGTCGCCGTTTTTGCCGCGGGATCTCGAATACCGTATGAGTTTCAGCCCCGCCGCGCAAAAGCTCGGTGTGCACATGGCTGACTGGCAGGGCGAACTGAAACTGTTCGACGCCACGCTCAGCCTGCAACGCGAAACCCTGAATCGCGACAGCCTGCACCGTTACTTGCGGCGTTTCCCCTGGATGACCGCGAAAACCTGCCTGGCGATCTATTGGCAAGCCATTCGCCTGTTGCTCAAGCGCGCACCGATTTTTGCTCATCAGGCTGCCGATGGCAGCTTTCAAACCGCCATCGTTCCCCCAAAGGATCGCCGCCATGAAATCCTCTAG
- a CDS encoding molybdopterin-synthase adenylyltransferase MoeB encodes MLNDQELLRYSRQILLQHVDIDGQLRLKQSRVLIVGLGGLGSPVALYLAAAGVGELHLADFDTVDLTNLQRQIIHDTDSVGTSKVDSAIRRLSAINPEIQLVAHRAALDEDFLAAAVAAVDLVLDCSDNFSTREAVNAACVAAGKPLVSGAAIRLEGQLSVFDPRRPESPCYHCLYGHGSEAELTCSEAGVIGPLVGLVGSLQALEALKLLAGFGEPLVGRLLLIDALGTRFRELRVKRDPGCSVCGPAHA; translated from the coding sequence GTGCTGAATGATCAGGAATTGTTGCGCTACAGCCGGCAGATTCTGTTGCAACACGTCGACATCGACGGTCAGTTGCGGCTCAAACAAAGCCGTGTGCTGATCGTCGGTCTCGGTGGCCTGGGTTCGCCAGTCGCGCTGTACCTGGCGGCGGCGGGGGTCGGTGAGCTGCATCTGGCGGACTTCGACACGGTCGACCTGACCAATCTGCAACGCCAGATCATTCACGACACTGACAGCGTTGGCACGAGCAAGGTCGATTCGGCGATCCGCCGTTTGAGCGCGATCAATCCTGAGATTCAACTGGTCGCCCATCGTGCGGCGCTGGACGAAGATTTCCTGGCCGCTGCGGTTGCAGCGGTGGATCTGGTGCTCGACTGCTCCGACAATTTCTCCACCCGCGAGGCGGTCAACGCCGCGTGTGTGGCTGCTGGTAAACCGCTGGTCAGTGGCGCGGCGATTCGTCTGGAAGGGCAGTTGTCGGTGTTTGACCCGCGGCGTCCGGAGAGTCCGTGCTACCACTGCTTATATGGTCACGGCAGCGAAGCCGAACTGACCTGCAGCGAAGCCGGGGTCATTGGCCCGCTGGTGGGGCTGGTCGGCAGCCTGCAGGCCCTCGAAGCACTCAAGTTGCTGGCCGGTTTCGGTGAGCCGCTGGTAGGTCGCTTGTTGTTGATCGATGCCTTGGGCACACGTTTCCGTGAGTTGCGGGTCAAGCGTGATCCGGGTTGCAGCGTTTGTGGGCCAGCCCATGCGTGA
- a CDS encoding acyloxyacyl hydrolase produces MKRLFCLAAIATALMGQSITAQAAGVEFGVGQTSDSTMTYRLGLQFDWDKTWLQSDVGRVTGYWSGAYTYWEGDKTPAASSLSFSPVLVYEFAGQNVKPYVEAGIGVALFSRTQIEDNNIGESFQFEDRLGFGLRFAGGHEIGIRATHYSNAGINSNNGGVESYALHYTMPL; encoded by the coding sequence ATGAAGCGACTATTCTGTTTGGCCGCGATTGCGACCGCATTGATGGGGCAAAGTATTACCGCACAGGCGGCTGGCGTGGAGTTCGGGGTCGGCCAGACCAGCGATTCGACCATGACCTACCGCTTGGGCCTGCAATTCGATTGGGACAAGACCTGGCTGCAAAGTGACGTCGGTCGCGTGACCGGTTACTGGAGCGGCGCCTACACCTATTGGGAGGGCGACAAGACTCCCGCTGCCAGTAGCCTGTCGTTCTCGCCGGTACTTGTTTACGAGTTTGCCGGGCAAAACGTCAAACCGTATGTCGAGGCGGGGATTGGCGTGGCGTTGTTTTCACGTACGCAAATTGAAGACAACAACATTGGCGAGTCCTTTCAGTTCGAAGACCGCTTGGGTTTCGGGCTGCGCTTTGCCGGTGGGCATGAGATCGGGATTCGTGCGACGCACTATTCCAATGCCGGGATCAACAGTAATAACGGTGGTGTAGAAAGCTACGCGCTCCACTACACGATGCCGTTGTAA
- a CDS encoding YkgJ family cysteine cluster protein — protein MKTIPHTQIAEPAVTCSTCSACCCQLEVMLITETGVPERFIDTDDWGGEVMLRLDDGWCAALDRNTMMCTIYEKRPLICREFETGSPECMEERQGITSVYR, from the coding sequence ATGAAAACCATCCCCCACACGCAAATCGCCGAACCGGCGGTCACTTGCTCGACCTGCTCAGCCTGCTGTTGCCAGCTCGAAGTCATGCTGATCACCGAAACGGGCGTGCCCGAACGCTTTATCGATACCGATGACTGGGGCGGGGAAGTGATGTTGCGCCTGGATGACGGCTGGTGCGCAGCGCTGGATCGCAACACGATGATGTGCACCATCTACGAAAAACGGCCGCTGATCTGCCGGGAATTCGAGACGGGGTCGCCGGAGTGTATGGAAGAGCGTCAGGGGATTACGTCGGTTTATCGCTGA
- a CDS encoding DUF2878 domain-containing protein: MLERLANAALFQVGWFACVVGGNSLWLLVALAALVIHLLWISRWVDEGRLILSVVLLGTTVDSSLRWLGVFDFTDVAPLIPLWLMLLWALLATTLRHCLLWSANPWWLASLLGAVGGPLSYYAGSQLAGVQFPYGQVPTLIGVGLLWAMLFPTLHFMAQRLAADHPD, encoded by the coding sequence ATGCTTGAACGTCTGGCCAATGCCGCGCTGTTTCAGGTCGGCTGGTTTGCCTGCGTGGTGGGCGGCAATAGTCTGTGGCTGTTAGTGGCACTGGCGGCGCTGGTGATTCATCTGCTGTGGATAAGTCGTTGGGTCGATGAAGGCCGGTTGATCCTCAGCGTGGTGCTGCTGGGCACTACCGTCGACAGTTCGTTGCGCTGGCTGGGAGTGTTCGACTTTACGGATGTCGCACCGTTGATTCCGCTGTGGCTGATGCTGCTGTGGGCGCTGCTGGCGACCACTTTGCGCCACTGCTTGCTGTGGAGCGCCAACCCTTGGTGGCTGGCCAGTCTGTTGGGCGCCGTCGGTGGGCCGCTGTCGTATTACGCCGGCAGCCAACTGGCCGGGGTGCAATTTCCCTACGGCCAGGTACCGACGCTGATTGGCGTCGGCCTGCTCTGGGCGATGCTGTTTCCTACCCTGCACTTCATGGCCCAGCGGCTGGCGGCGGATCACCCCGACTGA
- a CDS encoding nuclear transport factor 2 family protein — protein MSEFLRRFAQQFSDLNKDNLQRLNQLYTHDVQFTDPLHEVQGLVQLRSYFEELYANVSELRFDFHSFDQIGEGEGYLRWVMSYRHPRLAGGQLIRVDGCSHLLWRDKVYRHRDYFDAGALLYEHLPVLGRAIAWLKRRMG, from the coding sequence ATGAGTGAATTCCTGCGGCGCTTTGCCCAGCAGTTTTCGGACCTTAACAAGGACAATCTGCAACGGCTCAATCAGCTCTACACCCACGACGTGCAGTTCACTGATCCGCTGCACGAAGTTCAGGGCCTGGTGCAGCTGCGTAGCTACTTTGAGGAGCTCTATGCCAATGTCAGCGAACTGCGTTTCGACTTTCACAGCTTCGACCAGATTGGCGAAGGCGAAGGTTATCTGCGCTGGGTCATGAGCTACCGTCACCCGCGCCTGGCCGGCGGCCAGTTGATTCGGGTCGACGGCTGCTCGCACCTGCTCTGGCGCGACAAGGTTTATCGCCACCGGGATTACTTCGATGCCGGGGCACTGCTTTATGAACATCTACCCGTATTGGGTCGGGCGATCGCCTGGCTGAAAAGGAGAATGGGATGA
- the prmC gene encoding peptide chain release factor N(5)-glutamine methyltransferase, whose product MTIIASLLRAAELPDSPTARLDAELLLAAALGKSRSFLHTWPERIVPSEAALMFASYLQRRRGGEPVAYILGQQGFWKLDLEVAPHTLIPRPDTELLVEAALELLPATQALVLDLGTGSGAIALALASERPAWKVTAVDRVLEAVALAERNRQRLHLNNATVLSSHWFSALEGQRFELIISNPPYIASADPHLVEGDVRFEPASALVAGVDGLDDLRLIVAQAPDYLEAGGWLMLEHGYDQADAVRDLLLSRGFEEVHSRTDLGGHERISLGRLPC is encoded by the coding sequence ATGACGATCATTGCCAGTTTGTTGCGTGCTGCCGAACTCCCCGACTCGCCGACGGCGCGCCTGGATGCCGAATTGTTGCTGGCCGCTGCCTTGGGCAAGTCCCGCAGCTTCCTGCACACCTGGCCCGAGCGCATCGTGCCGAGCGAAGCGGCGTTGATGTTTGCCAGCTATTTGCAGCGTCGTCGCGGCGGTGAGCCGGTGGCTTACATTCTGGGGCAGCAAGGTTTCTGGAAGCTTGATCTGGAAGTTGCGCCGCACACGCTGATCCCGCGCCCGGACACCGAATTGCTGGTGGAAGCTGCGCTGGAGCTTTTACCCGCGACACAAGCCTTGGTCCTCGACCTCGGCACTGGCAGTGGCGCGATCGCGTTGGCCCTGGCCAGCGAGCGTCCGGCCTGGAAGGTTACCGCTGTCGACCGTGTACTCGAAGCCGTGGCATTGGCCGAGCGCAATCGCCAGCGTCTGCACCTCAACAACGCCACGGTGCTGAGCAGTCATTGGTTCAGCGCCCTGGAAGGTCAGCGCTTTGAGCTGATCATCAGCAACCCGCCGTACATTGCGTCCGCCGATCCGCATCTGGTGGAAGGTGACGTGCGTTTTGAACCGGCCAGTGCCTTGGTCGCCGGTGTCGACGGGCTTGACGATCTGCGTTTGATCGTCGCCCAGGCACCGGACTACCTTGAAGCCGGTGGCTGGTTGATGCTGGAACACGGTTACGACCAAGCCGACGCGGTGCGTGATTTGCTGCTGTCTCGTGGTTTTGAAGAAGTCCACAGCCGCACCGATCTGGGCGGTCACGAACGGATCAGCCTGGGGCGCCTGCCGTGCTGA